The following proteins are encoded in a genomic region of Actinomadura sp. NAK00032:
- a CDS encoding HGxxPAAW family protein has product MSSEGSHAGRPSSWLAVGVIFIGFVVGGVALCLGPAWIMFWVGVGIVVAGFLVSWMVHLFADVVVDAPRVIPEIVDYSLFGSRSAKRRGGDQGESIEAPVATDTQQTPHG; this is encoded by the coding sequence ATGTCCTCAGAGGGTTCGCACGCCGGCCGGCCGAGTTCCTGGCTCGCCGTCGGCGTGATCTTCATCGGCTTCGTCGTCGGCGGCGTGGCGCTCTGCCTCGGCCCGGCCTGGATCATGTTCTGGGTCGGCGTCGGCATCGTGGTCGCCGGCTTCCTCGTCAGCTGGATGGTCCACCTCTTCGCGGACGTCGTCGTGGACGCGCCCCGCGTGATCCCCGAGATCGTCGACTACTCCCTGTTCGGCTCCCGCTCGGCCAAGCGCCGCGGCGGCGACCAGGGCGAGTCCATCGAGGCCCCGGTGGCGACCGACACCCAGCAAACCCCCCACGGCTGA
- a CDS encoding winged helix-turn-helix domain-containing protein, with product MAGGTQAGGEVGLGADEARRLQLRAQGFLGARPKGGVPAMLERLGAVQLDTISVLARSHELVPYARLGTVSRSAIEAAYWGASGRGSGGNGSGRAPRGGYGAFEYWAHAASVIPMADWPLFAFRRRAYLRRGWRWHKVPEGVCDEIRARLKADGPLTTKELGGAKASAEWWDWSDHKIGIEWLLDIGEVVCVERVGWRRVYDLAERAVPSELLAQDLDDDACLTALVARAGRALGVATRGDLADYYRIKQDQVDRVIEATGLVPAAVAGWSQRAWADPDALAAPPKGRHATTLLSPFDSLVWDRARASRVFGFDHRLEAYVPKGKRVHGYFAMPLLAGGRLIGRVDPAREGRTLIARQASLEPWATRTAARTETSAAALATALWRAAAWVGCDDVRVERTALPPTLVKAALATATPH from the coding sequence ATGGCAGGCGGGACACAGGCCGGTGGCGAGGTCGGGCTCGGGGCGGACGAGGCGCGGCGGCTCCAGCTGCGTGCGCAAGGGTTTCTGGGCGCGCGTCCGAAAGGCGGGGTTCCGGCCATGCTGGAGCGGCTCGGCGCCGTCCAGCTCGACACGATCTCAGTCCTGGCGCGGTCTCATGAACTGGTGCCCTACGCGCGCCTGGGGACGGTGAGCCGCAGCGCCATTGAGGCCGCCTACTGGGGTGCGAGCGGACGTGGCTCCGGCGGAAACGGTTCAGGGCGGGCTCCGCGCGGCGGGTACGGGGCGTTCGAGTACTGGGCGCATGCGGCGTCCGTGATCCCGATGGCCGACTGGCCGCTGTTCGCGTTCCGGCGGCGCGCGTACCTGCGGCGCGGGTGGCGCTGGCACAAGGTGCCGGAGGGCGTCTGCGACGAGATCCGCGCCCGGCTCAAGGCGGACGGCCCGCTCACCACCAAGGAGCTCGGCGGCGCCAAGGCGAGCGCCGAGTGGTGGGACTGGAGCGACCACAAGATCGGCATCGAGTGGCTGCTGGACATCGGCGAGGTCGTCTGCGTCGAGCGGGTCGGCTGGCGCCGCGTCTACGACCTGGCCGAGCGCGCCGTCCCCTCCGAACTGCTCGCCCAGGACCTGGACGACGACGCCTGCCTGACCGCACTGGTCGCCCGCGCCGGACGTGCCCTGGGCGTGGCCACCCGCGGCGACCTCGCCGACTACTACCGGATCAAGCAGGACCAGGTCGACCGCGTGATCGAGGCGACCGGGCTCGTCCCCGCCGCGGTCGCCGGGTGGTCGCAGCGCGCCTGGGCCGACCCCGACGCGCTGGCGGCCCCGCCCAAGGGCAGGCACGCCACCACCCTGCTCTCGCCCTTCGACTCCCTCGTCTGGGACCGCGCCCGCGCGTCCCGCGTCTTCGGGTTCGACCACCGCCTGGAGGCGTACGTCCCGAAGGGCAAGCGCGTCCACGGATACTTCGCGATGCCGCTCCTCGCCGGCGGCCGCCTCATCGGACGGGTCGACCCGGCCCGGGAGGGACGCACCCTCATCGCCCGCCAGGCGTCCCTGGAGCCCTGGGCCACCCGCACCGCCGCGCGCACCGAGACCTCGGCGGCGGCCCTCGCCACCGCCCTCTGGCGCGCCGCGGCCTGGGTCGGCTGCGACGACGTCCGCGTGGAGCGCACCGCCCTCCCGCCCACCCTCGTGAAAGCCGCCCTGGCCACCGCCACCCCCCATTGA